A portion of the Desulfuromonas acetoxidans DSM 684 genome contains these proteins:
- the trhA gene encoding PAQR family membrane homeostasis protein TrhA, with product MKTPSPATRYTVAEELANSLTHAVGTLLSIAALAVLVFYTIKQGSIWHITSASIFGASLTFLYVSSTCYHLLRHPQKKARLRIFDHIAILLLIAGTYTPFTLITLHGAWGWSLFAAVWALAISGIFIEFSQLRYRRQFSIALYVAMGWMIVMAIKPLLDALPSTGFILLLGGGLSYTLGINFYLWRRLPYHHAIWHLFVLAGSILHFYAVFLYVLPKAV from the coding sequence ATGAAAACCCCATCGCCGGCAACGCGTTACACCGTCGCTGAAGAATTAGCCAACAGTCTCACCCATGCCGTGGGCACGCTGCTTTCCATTGCCGCACTGGCTGTGCTGGTCTTTTACACCATTAAACAGGGGTCGATCTGGCATATCACCAGCGCCTCTATTTTCGGTGCGTCACTAACCTTTCTCTATGTTTCCTCAACATGCTACCACCTGCTGCGCCATCCACAGAAAAAAGCCCGGCTGCGCATCTTTGACCACATTGCCATCCTGCTGCTCATTGCCGGCACGTACACACCGTTTACCCTGATCACACTACATGGTGCTTGGGGATGGAGCCTATTTGCTGCAGTGTGGGCATTGGCAATCAGCGGTATTTTCATTGAATTCAGTCAACTGCGATACCGCCGTCAGTTTTCCATTGCCCTCTATGTGGCCATGGGCTGGATGATTGTTATGGCCATCAAACCGCTACTTGATGCCCTGCCCAGCACTGGATTCATCCTACTGTTGGGCGGAGGGCTCAGTTATACCCTCGGTATCAACTTCTATCTGTGGCGCCGCTTACCCTACCACCATGCCATCTGGCATCTATTTGTATTGGCTGGCAGCATTCTACATTTTTATGCGGTGTTTCTTTATGTGTTACCCAAGGCGGTTTAA